tacagaaaaactttttactctttgctctgcggggccttaactgggatgcgggtgtaagactcccatctcactctagtagactactattagtaaacctcccatccttagttaaccgtagaaaaatgcttggtgtgatatttatgcacaacttgatcaggggtgacatagacagccgtgatctgttgagccgcataaacttcacgattcctattagactgactagaaattttataccgttgttccttccactttgtagatcgaattattccttgcatgaaccgtttagggtcttatgctcggattataattccctctaccatattatatccaccactaattctcttcctcttattaaattattaatccttacacacctttctattaattagtaactgtagtggtatttgtactttgattgcatgcttagtttcttagtaagtttagtactaattttcctcgaatgttagtctaatagctatctttcttgcatgttcgcgtttggttcggctacgcaccgcgcgtcatgcggcagcgcccctcggtcggttgggcgggaggagggctgcgttttatGATCACCATGACCGCATTCagttttgaaattttattTCTCGTTCTTCAAATACAAAATAAGGATCGCACAAAAGTAATTTGGGTATAGTATGTATGTAGCTGTCTACCATTGAACCTAAGACTTGGGTTGTTTGGCCTGCTTCTCCTTCTTGGCGGCTTCGGTTTCGGCCTGCAGTTTATTGTACTTTTCGATCAGCTTCTCCACATCGGGCTTATCCAGCACACTGTAGACGGTGGTATTCTTGACGCGCTGCAGGGTGGCCATCTCAACCTTTTCTGGAGTCAGCTTAGTGGTGTCCAGAGTCATGCTTAGCACCTTTACGGCCAGATCTTTCGCCTCCTCTAGCTTAATGGATGGTTTGTCGGCCAGTTCCTGTTTCAGCATGGATATGGCAGCGCCGAAGTTATTGCCAATGCAAGTAGCCTTCCAGCCACCGTAGTTGCCGCTGGGATCAGACTGGTACAGCTGATAGCCGTACTTATTGTCCCAGCCCATGTAGAGAAGAGAAACGCCAAAGGGACGTTTGCCGCCGTACTGAGTGTAAGcttgggatccgcgcgtaacagccttctgctggtgtcacacgggccacttgacggtgttGTTTTGGGCTTGAGGACTATTGGGAATTTGGGATTTTTTCCAACAAAAGCAAACGGTATCACACTTGCCAAAaattcgaaaaaaaaaaagataaaaggctaaaacaaaaaatattttttgtatgtagtttttttttttttaaattaattttaagaATAGTAACATTGTTAATATGACATCTCATCATATAGTAGTTTTTGCTTTTTGAAATAATATGTAAACTATTCACATATTTacttaaatattttttatttcccACACGCAAGAGAGCCGATTCTTCATTTCTGTTGCGGAAGGGCTGGTCAATTCGCCCATAATCTAGAAcgtcaaaacaaaaacgaaaattGTTACGAACCTTTGTTTACTTCGGGGCAAGGCCGGCTAGCCAGTCATCCCAAGCCTTCAGGTCGCACAACATACCAACTAATTGGACATCTCGAAcaaattgaaacaacaaaaataaccgACAAAAAAGCAGCAAATGGActctactcgacaaacaaTATTACAGTAACTTCATTCAACACAGACGTGGACCAGGTCGAGGTGTCGATGTTTTTACCTCCGACGTACCCACCCTACCTGAGATCCGAATCACAACGTTCTGGATCTGCctgccatgtgcagcagccttaccctcccgttgctgtggctcctcttccCGCCATACGAAACGATTAGCAATTCATTTTCTTACTTATAATTTTCACGTTAATTTCCTACTTTTACATGGTATCATTGCTAAACTAAGCCTGCCTATTCATACCCCACTCATCTTATCATCACGGGcgtttaataaataaataggaataattaatataataaatataaataatttgCATGTATAAATAGATATGGACGGACTTAAATTAGGGGattaacatatacatataaatggagacgtctaacaaaaataaataatgggaGTAAATAAGTTAATAAATGATATCTTCTCTCTCCCTAAATTGGCGAGGGACCCGCACTACGTGGCCAGGATAGTTTCTTCGAGACCAGCAAAAAGCAAGCCAAGGATGGCGGAGCTGTGACCTATTCTCTATGGATTTGCCAACAAAAAGAATAAATTTGGGGTTTCTTTACTCCCCTTTTGGAGCGGACTCACTCTTATGCTTCTTGGGTCTACTTTCCGTCCCGCTGGTCAGCTATAAGGTTCCTGTTGTTTCACTGATCTTGATCCCCTGGAatcacagatttatttatctttttatAGGGTGATGGCCACTACTCCATCCTCATCCCTCTCACTTTTGctttcaaaaacaaaaaaatcacgACACTTTCTCTGTCAACCGGCGCGCATGCTCCTCCGTTGCCGGAAATTTTTACTCTGCTTAGCTGCTCTGTATAATGCTCCCGGGCCGCTGATCCCCATCGCTCTTCTATCGCCCTTGAactaggttcaagggcatggcCTGCTTCGGGCTGCTGGCGGCTCTCTTTTCTTTGGGGTGTGGGTGACTTGGCTTCGGGACTCCGTTATGGAATGAGATCGGAAATCCTCTCTCACAACGGCTCCGAAGAGCGCGCTGAACTCTCATACTCCAGGACCAGGTGGCGCCACTACTCGCTAAGGTCttccccttaaattttggccTTGCCACTCTGTTCAAAACTACTTTCCTCCTCACCGCTTGTATGGGGTATCGCCTATCGATATCTTCGCATGCAACAAAATATTAAACGTTTTAAAGAATATCTTCATTGAGAATATATTGTGTGTATAAATGATGATATTTGTATGGAAACGataatatttaataatattaatatttaataacaaaaaaattaaGCAGCTATCTCTTATCAGACATGTACCGATAAATACTAGAAAAGCAAGAAATAATGGCATTACTGGAAAAGCAAAGTTGCTATTCCTAGGCACAAGcgaaatataaaaatatttaatcaGGCAGGCAGAAAGCGCCATTAGGCGttctgttcttttttgctaACTTGTTCTATTTTGTTTACTTTAAACTTTCTGTATTACCGGCAAAGCTCTTTACTAGctattgttcggagcagaacccagccgattagcttcTTACCAAATAGCACCCAATtattggccctcagccgcttattatgttttatttaattcgaaataattattcGGCCGATCGGGGATAAAAATCATTATCTCCACAGCTATATCAGGAGCTCCTAGTATTAAAGGAACTAATCAATTACCAAATGCACctagccaaaaaaaaagacaaaatTATTAAACATTTTTAAGTCCCAAAGTCTATCATAAAAGGTCGGTTTGGTTCACAGCGGAAGTGTGGTGTACTTTAAATATGTACTCTGTACATAATTGTATCATAGGCATATAATAGGCATCGAATCGAAAGAACAACTAAATACACggatataaaatatataatcaTACGATTTGGTCATCTTCCgattatctttcgtagtgatcagacatgtttttgttttgcgctccgtctttgatattttttttaacATTAAGTCGACTGATTGGTTTTACTATAATGCATAGACATCAAATTTCAGTATATTTCTATTAATACCTAAAAAAGTATAATTAATTAAGAAGTAAAAATCTTTCTTAATTACATGTATTTTCGTAAGTATTTACGAAAAATTAAATATGCAAAACACTACTCTAAACACTCTAACAAACCCtgatatacgttttatttttaattttctgtttttttttgtgatacTTGATACTTAAAATGAACTTAgaggtatattagatttgtggtgaaagtggatgtgtgtaacgttcagaaggaagcgtttccgatcccataacgtccgtccgtccgtccgtctgtctatccctattagcgcctagttctcaaagactataagggctagagcaacgacattttatgttcggacttctgtgatatgtcactgttacgagaatatttcaaaactttgccccgcccacttccgccgccacaaagggcgaaaatctgtggcacccacaatttcaaagatacaagaaagctgaaaacgcagaatcgtagaggatgactatttgcaaaatctgaaccagaacGAGATGATAATTATatccagaatcaagaaaacaatttcattctctctcgctctgtctctctctaacacaggtttcatggtcggctttgtcTATTgtaaaatatgagttcaaggatctcataGACTATataagctagagcaaccaaatttggtatcacatcctgtgatatcgaaccttgaccgttttgtgtcaaaatttcgacacagctccttccgcccccacaaaggacgaaaatctgttgcatccacaatattgaagatacgagaaaactaaaaacgcgcaatcatagagaatgaccgcAGCAgtcgccgcagcaactcacaacgttcctcctCGTTTCTTTTTATCTTTcgtctctctatctctctcttttcTCTTGTTAGCTCTCTCGATTTCCCGCGCTCTAGTCGAACCCTCCCCTGCAATAGGGCACGGGAAATCGGCCCCGTCTTGAATCGATCTAAACAAACTGGTTCGTCGAGAATCTCGCTATCATTTTTGAAACCTTTCACATCTCGAAAGGGCTATATTAAACATACAGATACTAAATATTTGTGAAAACGGGTGCCCctaaaaacgaaaacgaaacgttttggcTGTTAACGTAATCCGCAAAAGTAAGTGAAAACCGGAGCCTGCCTGACATCGGGTGCTCCAGGTAAATACAGGGGGTCACGAGCGacccgtcacccgccgtacaTGTACACACTGCTGgaactatactctccccgtgaggtcGGCTGTTAACAGGTCCTggtacggtcatgtctctCAGCGAAATCACCCCAATCCAAAGGTAACACTGTCATATGACTAGGGATGCATTGCCGCGGGGGTGctcggtcgctaatatgcgagCGCTGGacacctgccgacctccagtttaattTGGgtttcccggggcaagcgggctatgcgtCGGGTGCTAAATTCtgtaatatataaaaatacctcaaaggagctcggtactgcTCTTAAAGCCCGTAGGGAAAATACCATCCCTCTTAATCTGCATCTGGGATACCAGTGCCTAAAatgacggggaaggagactaagtcggtccaccgtctccAGGCAGTAAGCGAGAAGAGGTCCGAAAAGCTACAATCGGTTGCCAATCGAGGCGATGGGCTAAAACGGTTCTGCCAGACTACCAGCCAGCCAAAAATGGTAAGGGTGCAGGCCGGGCTCCTAGAATGCGGCAACGCTTGCCCCCCACACAAGTCCAGTAGGccaaaaggacgaaaaccgCTCATCCGGACTCAGTGACACTACAACTACAAAAAAGTAGCCATAGACTTAACAGATTCGACTCAAAGAGCAGGCAaccggaggtcgagccagacctaGAGCCCGTAACGTGGAGACCAAGTCTGCGGTGTCGGACTTAGCGTCGGTGGTGCGAGACGACGACGATGGCTACGTGTCCGACGAAAACGACATAGTAAGCGGTCTCAGGCTTATCGAGGTCTGAAAATAGTTGGAGTCTACCGAAAACGACCATGATAAAAAAATGGTGTAGGTGAAACTCAGGGATGTCATTGATACTCCTGCAGAGCAACCTCctccattgtaaggcagcatgtgCTTCTTTTCTGCTGCACCTCGCCAAGGGTGAAGTCGACATTCAGgccctcattcaggagccctggatcctcggaaacagggtctccggtctgaggactcaAGACTATAAGCTACTCGTACCTGCATTCGTGCAAAAATGGAGGTGCTCTTATATTTGCTTTCAAATTGATGAAGATCACACAGCAGTGAgtctcgaaggccaggagctcTCACAGAAGATCTGCGCCTACATACATGGGTCATGCCCAAACCGACACCGCCGACCCACGTGCACCTCCATGcgctaatcgcagactgcgcACGGTGAgacgccaatgcacatcactgccAGTGGGGATGTACTGCCACAAATGGTGACTACCTCTTCAGTTATCTACTGACAACTCAGATTGTCTTATTAAACCCGGgaagtgatcccacctttgtTATTAAACTTGTATCGCTAGGATAAAGCatgaaaaataaaataaaactgGACTCGCTATTCAGAACGCTTGGGCTGTATTCTcctttttaaaatatttaccgacgcctgcagtGAGGTTCTCGGTAAATCCTACCCCTCTAGTAAGACCAGATGAcagaagaaacctgaatggtggccTCCAAAACTGGGGAAGCTCCGGTAAGCCTCCCGGATACTCTTCAACAAAGTAAAAGCTGTGAATGTTGGGcagaactgggccgaatacaagacCAGTCTATCAATTTTCAATAAAGAATTTAGAACACCACATGGCgtagttctgcagcgaaatcgagagtatcTCAGAAAATTCGCGCTTttgcagagttctctcgaagacaaaaGGGACCCTAGGCAACCTGAAGAAAGCCGATCAGTCTTGGACAACGTCCAGCAATGAATCACTAAATCTTCTCTTCAGCATCCACTTCTTTGGCTGCGCTGAAAACGGACCTAACATCATCGCGAACCTGTTAAGACAGATTAGATAATTTCCTACAATTCTGCGGTAACAGATAGCAtcatccctgcccaactgattcacgctggaCAAAACGTCATTACCGTCAGCTGTCAGCGAAAATTATCTACGAGGGATCAttcctcgcacactgccccaaggATTTCAGACCCATTAGTCTCTCGTCATTCTTATGATGACGATTGAACATCCTTTGGGGCTGCATATAATGGAAAGTATTTCGCCCAGTCTTATCTCAGTCTCTGAAAATGCCtttcggaagggaagatccacggATACGGCTCAACACACTATCAAAGTATCTACAAAGAGTACACACTGGTAGCCTGACTCTCCCAAAACTCTGTGAGGAAGCACTATCCTTTAGTTACAATGCCACGTATCTTCGCCTGATCCTCGACAGAAAGATCGATTGGAAACTGAGCATAGATGAAGttgtaaagaaggccacagtggcctgTGACGGCGCTACGGCTGGGGCATACTCGCCGCGCCAGGGTTCACAGAAATTTTTCTGATCTCTGAATGTGGTAGC
This genomic stretch from Drosophila miranda strain MSH22 chromosome 5, D.miranda_PacBio2.1, whole genome shotgun sequence harbors:
- the LOC117189241 gene encoding proteasome subunit alpha type-4-like, with protein sequence HQQKAVTRGSQAYTQYGGKRPFGVSLLYMGWDNKYGYQLYQSDPSGNYGGWKATCIGNNFGAAISMLKQELADKPSIKLEEAKDLAVKVLSMTLDTTKLTPEKVEMATLQRVKNTTVYSVLDKPDVEKLIEKYNKLQAETEAAKKEKQAKQPKS